The Saccharothrix violaceirubra genome segment GGCCAGCCGGTCCCGGAACTCCGCGACGTCCCGCTCCCCCGTGCTCCACGCCAGCTCGGCGAGGGCGCACAGGCGCGGGAACGTCGCGTAGTCCAGCCGGCGCGGCGAGTCGAGGTGCTCGGTCCAGACGTTGGCCTGGACGCCGAGCAGCCGGTCGGCCGCCGCGGGTTCGTATCCGTACACGTCCTCCAGCGTGGTGACCGTGCCGACGGGGACGGGCTCGTCGGCGGAGTCGGACTGCCGGTAGTCCAGGTACACGTACTTCTCCGGGCACATCACGACGTCGAGTCCGCGGTCCAGTGCCGTGACGCCCGCGTCCTCGCCGCGCCAGGACGCGATCACGGTCGCGTCGGGCAGCGGTCCGGTCTCCAACGCCTCGTCCCAGCCGAACGGCCGACGTCCGCGTGACACCAGGAACTCCGTGACGGCGCGCACGAGCGAGCCGTCGCCGCCCTCGGCCTCGTCGCCGCCGAACCCGACGTACTCGCCGGGGAACACGTCCAGCAGCTCCTCGAACACCGCCAGCACGAAGTCCACAGTGGACGGAGCGGTGTTCAGCAGGTTGGGGTTGATGCCCCAGTCCGTCCACACGCCACCGGGTGCGACGCCCAGTTCCGGGTACGCTGCGATCGCCGCCTGGCTGTGGCCGGGCACGTCGATCTCGGGCACGACGGTGATGTGCCGTTCGGCCGCGTAGGCCACGACCTCGCGCAGGTCGTCCTGCGTGTAGTAGCCGCCGTGCGGTCGTCCGGTCTGCCCGCCGTGCCGCCGGTCCCCGTACCGCGAGGACGGCCGCCACCCGCCGACCTCGTGCAGCAGCGGGAACCTGAGCGACTCGAACCGCCAGCCCTGGTCGTCGGTCAGGTGCAGGTGCAGCACGTTGAGCTTGTGCACGGCCAGCAGGTCGACGTAGCGCAGCAGGTCGGGCTTGGGCAGGAAGTGCCGGGCCACGTCGAGCATGCAGCCGCGCCACCGGAACCGGGGGTGGTCCTCGACCACGCACACCGGCAGCGTCACCGGCCCGGGGGCGACCGCGCGGAACGCCGACGGCCCGGAGAGCTGCCGCAACGTCTGCCGCGCGTGTGCCTCGCCGGCCGCGTCGGCGGCCTCGATCACCACGCCGGAGGGCGCGATCGTGAGCCGGTAGCCCTCGGCCGGACCGCCCCACTGCCGCACGTCCACGACACCGTCGAACACCACTTCGCCGTCGCCGCGGCCGAACGACACCGGTCGGGGCAGGATCACGCCTTCACCGCCCCGGCCAGACCGGCGACGAGCCGGCGTTGCACCACGATGAAGAACAGCAGCACCGGGATGGTCATCAGGGTCGAACCCGCCATGATGGCGCCCCAATCGTTCTGGTCGGGCTTGACGAACACCTGCAACGCCAGCGGCAGCGTCTGGTTCTCGGCCGCCGAGATGATGAACGTCTTGGCGAACAGGAAGTCGTTCCACGCGTGGATGAACGCCAGCACGCTGGTGGCCACCAGGCCGGGCGCGACCAGCGGGAACAGCACCTGCCACAGGAACCGGAAACGGGACGCGCCGTCCAAGGTCGCGGCCTCCTCCAGCTCGACCGGGACGGCCGCGACGAACCCGCGCAGCATCCAGATCGAGAACGGCAGGCTGAACGCCAGGTGCACCAGCACCAGCGAGCCCAGGTGGTTGAGGCCGAACACCGGCACCACGTCGCGCACGGACTTCATCATGAAGAACAACGGGATGGTCAGCGCCTCGACCGGCACCATCTGCACGATCAGCAGCATGATCAGCAACGTGGTACGCGTCCGGAACCGGAACCGGGTCAGCGCGGTCGCGGCCAGGAACGAGATCAGCAGGCTGAGCAGCACCACGACCAGCGCCACCACCAGGCTGTTGACCAGGTAGCGGCCGAAGCTCTGCACGGTCAGCGCCCGGGTGAAGCTGTCCAGCGTGGGCGTGAGCGTCCACGGCCGGGGGTCGGCCGTGATCACCTCGGCCTCGGGCTTGAGCGCGGTGAGCACCATCCAGTAGAGGGGGAACGCGACCACCGCCGCGATGACGACGGTGACCGCCTCGACGACGCCGCGTTTCACAGTTCCTCCCCGGACTTGCGCAGCGCCCGCAGGTACCCGAGCGTGACGACGAGCAGCAACGCGGTCATGACCACGCCGATCGCGGCGCCCAGGCCGTACTCGGAGGCGGCGAAAGCCTGTTGGTAGGCGTACACGTTGAGCACGAGGTTGCGCCCGGCGATGCCGCCGCCGTTGGTCATGACGTAGATCTGGGTGAAGACCTTGAAGTCCCAGATGATCGACTGGATCGTGACGACGATCAGGATGGGCCGCAGCAACGGGAGGATCACGCTGCGCGCGGTGCGGAACGTGGACGCGCCGTCCAGCGCCGCGGCCTCGATGACCTCGCCGGGGATGGCCTTGATGCCCGCGTAGAGCGTGACCATGACGAACGGGAACGAGCACCAGATCACCTGGGCGGCGACCAGGCCGAACGCCGTCCACTTGTCGAACGTCCACGAGAACCCGGTGGTGCCGAGCAGTTCGTTGACGAAGCCGAAGTTGGCGTCGAACAGGAACAGCCAGATCGTCGACCCGGCGACGGCCGGCGTCGCCCACGCGCCGAGCGCGGCCAGGAACAGCACGGTCCGCGCCCAGGTGCGGACCCTGGTCGCCAGGACGGCCAGGGTCGCACCGACGAGCAGGGTCCCCACCACGCACACGGCCGCGAACCCGAGCGTCTGGCCCAGCACGGACCAGAACTTGGCGTCGGACAGCAGCGTGGCGTAGTTGCCCACGCCCAGGAAGATCAGCGGCGCACCGCCGCTGACCTGCTCCTGGCCGTAGTCGAACAGGGAGATCAGCACGAGCTGGTAGATCGGGTAGCCCATCAGCCCGACCAGGACCAGCAGTGCGGGGGCGAGGAGGGCGTACGCGATCCGCCCGTCGCCCTTGCGCGCGTTCATCACGAACTGAACGCCGCGTTCATGGAGTCGGCCGCCTTCTTCGACGCGGTGTCGAGGTCGGCGGTCTTCGTCGCGACCTCCTGGATGAGCGTGGGCAGCACGGCCTGGGCGTCGATCTTGGCCCAGTTGGCGCTGACCGGCACGAACTTCGTGCCCGCCGCCAGCGTCTTGACGAACGGCCCGATCGCCGGGGTGCTCTTGGCGACCTCGTCCTGCACGTCGCCGAACGTGGGCATGTTGCCCATGGCGTCGAACATCTTGCGCTGGTACTGCTTGCCCGCCAGGAGCTGGACGAACTTGTTGGCCAGCGTCTTGCGCTCGGAGCCCTTGAGCACGCCGAGCAGGTTGCCGCCGGCGAAGGCCGGTGCGATGGAGCCCGCGTCCTTGCCGGGCAGCGGCACGACCGCGTACTTGCCGGCCGCCTGGGAGGCGTCGACGGACTTGCGGTTGAAGTCGCCGCCGATGACCATCGCGGCCTTGCCCGCGCGGAACGCCTCGACGCTGGCGTCGCCGCCGTTGCCCGCGCACTGGGCGGCCGGGCAGATGTCGTCGGCGATCAGGTCGGTGTACTGCTCCAGACCGGCCTTGGACTCGGCGCTGTCGATCTTGGCGACGTACTTGTCGCCGCTCTTGGTCGCGATGTCGCCGCCGTTGGCCCACACGAACGGCATGGCCGCGTAGGTGTACTTGCCGCCGGCCGAGATGCCCAGCAGGTCCGGCTTCGCCGCCCGGATCTGCCGCGCCAGCGGCGCGATCTCGTCGAGCTTCGTCGGCGGCTTGAGGTTCAGCTCGGTGAAGACGTCCGTGCGGTAGTAGAGGGCGCGCACGCCGACGAACCACGGCACGCCGTAGGTCTTGCCGTCCACCTTGGCGGTATCAAGCACCGCGGGCAGCAGGTCCTTCGAGTCGGCCCACGACGAGAGGTCGAGTTCGGCGAACCCGCCGCCGGCGACGTAACCGGCGAGGTCGGTGTTGCCGAACTCGGCGACGTCCGGCGCGCTCTTGGGGTCGCTGAACGCGGCCTTGAAGCGCTCGGCGCGGGAGCTGGTCTGGATGTACTGGACGTCGACCGTGACGCCCTGGTTGGCCTTCTGGAACTCCTCGACCGCCTCCTTGACGACGGCCTCCTTCGGTGCCCGGTTGACCTCGTCGAAGAGCCAGATCCGCAGTGTGCCGGTCTGCTCGTCGGTCCCGGACGACGCCGCGGGGCCGGACTGGACCGGGGCACACCCGGCCAGTACGGCCGCGCTCACGGCGACGGCTGCCAAAACGAACCGCATCGTTGTCGACCCCTCTCAGCGTTGCGTCACCTGCAACGGCTATTTCATGGGAAGCAACGGCGATGCTAATGTCCGAATCGACGGCCGGTCTAGATGTACTGCCCTGAGAGGTTGTGGACGGTTCGACACGTAGTCGGATGATGTTGGAATGAGGGAGGGCCTCCGGGTTCGGTGTGGATTGCGACGTCGACACCGAGCCCACGGAGGCCCTCGTGACCCACGCTAACGCACCCTTGACCGAGCTGGGACGGCTGCGCCTGGCCCGGTGTGTCGTGGACGAGGGGTGGCCGCTGCGGCGGGCGGCCGAGCGGTTCCAGGTCTCGCCGACCACCGCCGCCCGCTGGGCCTCTCGCTACCGCGAGCTGGGCGAGGCGGGCCTGGTCGACCGTTCCAGCCGCCCGCACCGCAGCCCGCGTCGCCTGCCCACCCGCCGCGAACGCCGGATCGTCAAGGTCCGCCTGGCGCGTCGGTGGGGCCCGGCCCGCATCGCCCACCTGCTCGGACTGAACCCCTCCACCGTGCACCGGGTGCTGCGCCGCTTCGGCCTGGCCCGCCTGGCCCACCTGGACCGGGCCACCGCCACGCCGGTGCGCCGCTACGAACACGCCGCACCGGGCGACCTGGTCCACGTCGACATCAAGAAGCTCGGCAACATCCCCGACGGCGGCGGCCACAAGGTGCACGGACGGCGGGCCGGCGGGCGCAACAGCTCCGCCCACCGCGACCCGACCAGGCCCCGCAAGGTCCACGGCCGCCCGAACCTCGGCTACGCCTACCTGCACAACGCGGTGGACGACCACTCCCGGCTGGCCTACACCGAGATCCTGCCCGACGAGACCAAGGACACCGCCGCCGCGTTCTGGACCCGGGCACAGGCGTTCTTCCGGGAAGCCGGCGTCACCGTCCGCCGGGTGCTGACCGACAACGGCTCCTGCTACCGCTCACGGCTCTGGCGCGACACCCTCGCCAACGCGGGCATCACCCATAAACGCACCCGCGCCTACCGGCCACAGACCAACGGCAAGGTCGAACGCTTCAACCGCACCCTGCTCGACGAATGGGCCTACGCCCAGGCATACCGGTCTGAGACCGAACGCCGCGAGACGCTGCCGCGGTGGCTGCACACCTATAATCACCACCGCGGCCACACCGCACTCAAAGGCCAACCACCTGCCAGCCGCGTCCCCAACCTCACAGGACAGAACATCTAGACCGTGTTTCGGGTGTGGCGTGCGTGGGAGTCGTGATCGGTCGGTTCTCCGGGGGTGCGGGCGGGGCGGCCCGATACCGCTGTCGTATCGGGGCGTTCCGCCCGTGCCTCCGGTGGGCCGATCCGGCGCGGCTGGCGCGTACCCCACACCCGAAACGGGGTCTACACCAGATTTGCCCAGGTCCTCACGGCATCCGCCGAGAGCGGGGCGTCCCATCCGCCTGGGCGCACCGCGGAGCCAACGTGGAATCCCATGGCACCGGCGGCCTTCAGCGGCGCCACGTGCTCGGGCTTGAGGCTCCCGCCGACCAGCAGGCGCACGACTTCCTGGCGTGCCGCGAGCTTTTCGAGGACCGGCAGGCCGTCCGCCACGCCCTTGGGGCTGCCCGCCGCGAGCACCGTGTCGCAGCCGAGCCCGGCCACGACGTCCCACGAGCGCTCGGGGTCGGTCGAGTTGTCCAACGCGCGGTGGAACGTCCACGCGGCGCCGTCGAGTTCGGCGACCAGGGCGCGCACGGTGTCGACATCGATCGCGCCTTGATCGTCGAGGAAGCCCAGGACGAACTCGCGGGCACCGGCCGCGCGCAGCTCGGCGGTCGTCCGCCGGAGGGCGTCGAGGTCGCCGGGCGCGAACCCGTTCGCGTCCCGGAGCATGACCCGGACCGGCAGGTCCGTGGCGGACAGGACGTCGCGGAGGGTGGCGACGGACGGCGTCAGGCCGTCGGCGGCCATGTCGGCGACGAGTTCGAGGCGGTGCGCCCCACCGGCCTGGGCGGCTTCGGCGTCCGCCGCGTGCAGTGCGATGACTTCCAGCATGGTCTGGACCATAGCCAGACCGGCCGCCGACCGCCTCAGTGCTGTTCGGCGCGGACCTCGCCGCGGACCTGGCCGTGCCGGACCGCCTCCACCGCGATCCACCCCACGCAGGTCACCGTGAGCAGCAGCAACGCACCCCACGCGGGCAGCAGCGGCGCCACCGGCGTCTCCGCGACCAGCACCACGGCCACCACCACGCGCACCGCGTTCACCGTGCCGAGGTTGCGCAACCGGAACCCGAGGTGCCCGAGCACGAACAGCAGCACCCCGCCGAACAACGCGAACGGCCCCACGCCGTGCAGGTGCTCGGACGCGGTGTGCCCGTCCGCGCCCGCCAGGTAGTTCATCGTCTTCTTCAGGCCCAACGCCGACAGCACGATGCCCGCGATCATCGGCAGGTGCAGGTAGGTGAACGCGTCACGCGCCAACGCCGCCCGCTTCGCACCCGCCGCCTGGTGCAGCACCCGCTCGGCCAGCGGCGCGTCCACGTCGAAGTACGCCCACCACAGCGCCGCCGCCACGACCAGACCGCAGCCGATGCCGAACATGATCGGCCACGA includes the following:
- a CDS encoding beta-N-acetylhexosaminidase, whose protein sequence is MLPRPVSFGRGDGEVVFDGVVDVRQWGGPAEGYRLTIAPSGVVIEAADAAGEAHARQTLRQLSGPSAFRAVAPGPVTLPVCVVEDHPRFRWRGCMLDVARHFLPKPDLLRYVDLLAVHKLNVLHLHLTDDQGWRFESLRFPLLHEVGGWRPSSRYGDRRHGGQTGRPHGGYYTQDDLREVVAYAAERHITVVPEIDVPGHSQAAIAAYPELGVAPGGVWTDWGINPNLLNTAPSTVDFVLAVFEELLDVFPGEYVGFGGDEAEGGDGSLVRAVTEFLVSRGRRPFGWDEALETGPLPDATVIASWRGEDAGVTALDRGLDVVMCPEKYVYLDYRQSDSADEPVPVGTVTTLEDVYGYEPAAADRLLGVQANVWTEHLDSPRRLDYATFPRLCALAELAWSTGERDVAEFRDRLAGSHLPRLAALGVEYRPLSGPLPWQRLPGVPGHPR
- a CDS encoding carbohydrate ABC transporter permease, translated to MKRGVVEAVTVVIAAVVAFPLYWMVLTALKPEAEVITADPRPWTLTPTLDSFTRALTVQSFGRYLVNSLVVALVVVLLSLLISFLAATALTRFRFRTRTTLLIMLLIVQMVPVEALTIPLFFMMKSVRDVVPVFGLNHLGSLVLVHLAFSLPFSIWMLRGFVAAVPVELEEAATLDGASRFRFLWQVLFPLVAPGLVATSVLAFIHAWNDFLFAKTFIISAAENQTLPLALQVFVKPDQNDWGAIMAGSTLMTIPVLLFFIVVQRRLVAGLAGAVKA
- a CDS encoding carbohydrate ABC transporter permease, with product MNARKGDGRIAYALLAPALLVLVGLMGYPIYQLVLISLFDYGQEQVSGGAPLIFLGVGNYATLLSDAKFWSVLGQTLGFAAVCVVGTLLVGATLAVLATRVRTWARTVLFLAALGAWATPAVAGSTIWLFLFDANFGFVNELLGTTGFSWTFDKWTAFGLVAAQVIWCSFPFVMVTLYAGIKAIPGEVIEAAALDGASTFRTARSVILPLLRPILIVVTIQSIIWDFKVFTQIYVMTNGGGIAGRNLVLNVYAYQQAFAASEYGLGAAIGVVMTALLLVVTLGYLRALRKSGEEL
- a CDS encoding extracellular solute-binding protein codes for the protein MRFVLAAVAVSAAVLAGCAPVQSGPAASSGTDEQTGTLRIWLFDEVNRAPKEAVVKEAVEEFQKANQGVTVDVQYIQTSSRAERFKAAFSDPKSAPDVAEFGNTDLAGYVAGGGFAELDLSSWADSKDLLPAVLDTAKVDGKTYGVPWFVGVRALYYRTDVFTELNLKPPTKLDEIAPLARQIRAAKPDLLGISAGGKYTYAAMPFVWANGGDIATKSGDKYVAKIDSAESKAGLEQYTDLIADDICPAAQCAGNGGDASVEAFRAGKAAMVIGGDFNRKSVDASQAAGKYAVVPLPGKDAGSIAPAFAGGNLLGVLKGSERKTLANKFVQLLAGKQYQRKMFDAMGNMPTFGDVQDEVAKSTPAIGPFVKTLAAGTKFVPVSANWAKIDAQAVLPTLIQEVATKTADLDTASKKAADSMNAAFSS
- a CDS encoding IS481 family transposase yields the protein MTHANAPLTELGRLRLARCVVDEGWPLRRAAERFQVSPTTAARWASRYRELGEAGLVDRSSRPHRSPRRLPTRRERRIVKVRLARRWGPARIAHLLGLNPSTVHRVLRRFGLARLAHLDRATATPVRRYEHAAPGDLVHVDIKKLGNIPDGGGHKVHGRRAGGRNSSAHRDPTRPRKVHGRPNLGYAYLHNAVDDHSRLAYTEILPDETKDTAAAFWTRAQAFFREAGVTVRRVLTDNGSCYRSRLWRDTLANAGITHKRTRAYRPQTNGKVERFNRTLLDEWAYAQAYRSETERRETLPRWLHTYNHHRGHTALKGQPPASRVPNLTGQNI
- a CDS encoding copper homeostasis protein CutC; translation: MLEVIALHAADAEAAQAGGAHRLELVADMAADGLTPSVATLRDVLSATDLPVRVMLRDANGFAPGDLDALRRTTAELRAAGAREFVLGFLDDQGAIDVDTVRALVAELDGAAWTFHRALDNSTDPERSWDVVAGLGCDTVLAAGSPKGVADGLPVLEKLAARQEVVRLLVGGSLKPEHVAPLKAAGAMGFHVGSAVRPGGWDAPLSADAVRTWANLV